A window from Setaria italica strain Yugu1 chromosome VIII, Setaria_italica_v2.0, whole genome shotgun sequence encodes these proteins:
- the LOC101779837 gene encoding serpin-Z2A yields the protein MEDEARPSKKVRRTAGSGLTPFALRLAKQLSDGVGSGNNLVFSPLSIYRALALVAAGAGGETLDEFLALLGAASRDELAEFARGMPAASALADDDRSGSSGGPIVAFTCGVWYQNTVALKPAYRDAAVESYKAKMRAANFLEKAEKVRKEINKWVSKATNELITSILPKGSVHSETVLVLANAIYFKGTWSTPFVKERTVDKEFHRLDGSCVRAPFMHSTEDQFIKEHDGFKVLKLPYRNSSASAWYDVDDDWGYEQQSDERPRFSMCIFLPDARDGLPGLVDKMASSSCSFQLRGRHLPTRRVKVGKFWLPKFKLSYSSQMNEVLKAMGLEAVFSPHEADLSNMVEDDDELYMDHVFHKAVDKVDEEGTEAEASTACTIRKVALHWSPVTMDFIADHPFVFLVVEEASGAVVFMGQVLDPTRSE from the exons ATGGAAGACGAGGCGAGGCCAAGCAAGAAGGTGCGCCGGACCGCGGGGTCCGGCCTGACGCCGTTCGCGCTCCGCCTCGCGAAGCAGCTCTCCGATGGCGTCGGCAGCGGCAACAACCTCGTCTTCTCGCCACTGTCCATCTACAGGGCTCTCGCCCTCGTGGCGGCTGGGGCAGGGGGCGAGACCCTAGATGAGTTCCTCGCCCTGCTCGGCGCGGCGTCGCGCGACGAGCTCGCCGAGTTCGCCCGCGGCATGCCAGCAGCAAGCGCCCTTGCGGACGACGACAGATCCGGTTCGTCGGGCGGGCCGATCGTCGCCTTCACCTGCGGAGTCTGGTACCAGAACACGGTGGCGTTGAAGCCGGCCTACCGCGATGCCGCCGTGGAGTCCTATAAGGCCAAGATGCGCGCCGCCAATTTCCTTGAAAAG GCAGAGAAAGTAAGAAAGGAAATAAACAAGTGGGTATCGAAGGCCACGAATGAGCTCATCACCTCAATCCTTCCTAAAGGTTCTGTGCACTCTGAAACCGTGCTCGTGCTTGCAAACGCCATCTACTTCAAGGGTACCTGGTCCACACCCTTCGTGAAGGAGCGTACGGTAGACAAGGAATTCCACAGGCTTGACGGCAGCTGCGTGCGCGCTCCGTTCATGCACAGCACGGAGGATCAGTTCATCAAGGAGCACGATGGGTTCAAGGTGCTCAAGCTACCATACCGCAACTCATCAGCTTCAGCTTGGTACGACGTTGATGATGATTGGGGTTATGAACAACAGTCCGATGAGCGCCCGAGGTTCTCGATGTGCATCTTCCTTCCGGACGCCCGCGACGGCCTGCCCGGTCTCGTTGACAAGATGGCGTCCAGCTCCTGTAGCTTCCAGCTGCGAGGGCGCCACTTGCCCACGAGGCGTGTCAAGGTTGGCAAGTTCTGGCTACCCAAGTTCAAGCTTTCCTACTCCAGCCAAATGAATGAAGTGCTCAAGGCTATGGGTCTTGAAGCTGTTTTCTCACCACACGAGGCTGATCTGTCCAACATggtggaggatgacgatgagttGTATATGGATCATGTTTTTCACAAGGCGGTCGACAAGGTGGACGAGGAAGGAACCGAGGCAGAAGCCTCCACCGCTTGCACCATTCGAAAAGTTGCATTACATTGGTCGCCTGTCACCATGGATTTCATCGCTGACCATCCTTTTGTGTTCCTCGTGGTGGAGGAGGCGTCTGGAGCAGTCGTCTTCATGGGACAGGTCCTGGACCCTACAAGATCAGAGTAG
- the LOC101780249 gene encoding putative F-box/LRR-repeat protein At5g02700 has protein sequence MDQDRPHRRRRRRRHRNRSGEDYISGLPDELLHSILLRLGSTRAAARTSVLSRRWRPVWRHLPELVFGNGSHDAPPPTPASFLDAVDSALAAYAAPTIQGLVIVLSTAAAGLGVPAGRVAPWLRFAAERVAVELVIFVPPPPMHRHQTWPVVDWEDDLLELPACEEAVLELPACERAKTMALRLKQHWRLRLPPAGMFTALTSLTILFASMEGSEVTALVCTRCPCLRNLRLSLTLVDASNVSIRSDSLQSLSFCVRKTRRLEVVTPRLENLFVGDYIDEARISAPKLEGIFWRATPYDPHHHRFDDVGRRLQLLDIGDCFITMASLMQRFDEVHELKLSIPQGMMAYKSFLDETNKLPKLSALHSFRGSRETQLNTAS, from the exons ATGGATCAAGACcgtcctcaccgccgccgccgccgccgacggcaccgTAACCGCTCCGGCGAGGACTACATCAGCGGCCTCCCTGACGAGCTGCTGCAcagcatcctcctccgcctcggctcCACCCGCGCCGCGGCACGCACCAGCGTGCtctcccgccgctggcgcccCGTCTGGCGCCACCTGCCCGAGCTCGTCTTCGGCAACGGCAGCcacgacgcgccgccgccgacaccggCCTCGTTCCTGGACGCCGTCGATTCCGCCCtcgccgcctacgccgccccGACCATCCAGGGACTCGTCATCGTCctgtccaccgccgccgccggcctcggcgtCCCGGCCGGACGCGTCGCGCCGTGGCTGCGCTTCGCCGCGGAGCGCGTGGCCGTCGAGCTCGTCATCTTCGTGCCTCCTCCTCCGATGCATCGGCATCAAACCTGGCCGGTAGTCGATTGGGAAGACGATCTGCTCGAGCTTCCTGCTTGTGAAGAGGCTGTGCTCGAGCTTCCTGCTTGTGAACGAGCGAAAACAATGGCGCTCCGCCTCAAACAACATTGGCGGCTCCGGCTTCCGCCGGCCGGCATGTTCACGGCGCTCACCAGCCTGACGATACTCTTTGCCAGCATGGAAGGCAGCGAGGTCACAGCCCTCGTGTGCACGCGTTGCCCGTGCCTGAGGAACCTGAGACTCAGCCTCACGTTGGTCGATGCCTCCAACGTCTCCATACGCTCCGACTCGCTGCAGTCGCTGAGCTTCTGCGTCAGGAAAACACGGCGGCTAGAGGTCGTCACCCCAAGACTGGAGAACCTCTTTGTAGGTGACTACATTGACGAGGCTCGTATCTCTGCACCAAAGCTTGAAGGGATATTCTGGCGTGCCACCCCCTACGACCCTCACCACCACCGGTTTGATGATGTCGGCCGTCGCCTCCAGCTGCTAGACATTGGTGATTGTTTTATAACAATGGCGTCGCTGATGCAGAGATTCGATGAAGTCCATGAACTGAAACTGTCTATTCCACAG GGAATGATGGCGTATAAAAGCTTCTTGGATGAAACAAACAAGCTGCCCAAGT TATCTGCTTTACATTCATTTCGTGGATCTAGAGAGACCCAACTGAACACCGCATCATAA
- the LOC101779445 gene encoding F-box/LRR-repeat protein 25: MGEDRRRCSGSEDRISGLPDELLHAILVRLYSTRAAARSSVLSRRWRHVWAHLPELFLGGSRDAPPPLASLPDAVDAALAAYSATAAPLERLHITLRRGDGGHPVQASRAASWLRFASRHVVGELRLFVPAPGVDGEEEEVLELPACHRAKSVRLTIHDSWRLRPQPAGLFAALTSLRIDYGRMEASELTDLVCKRCPQLRDLNLSVDLVDVSDVSVLSGSLQSLLFFVLNIRRLEVVAPRLEELLVYHASEAHITSPKLAELVWNGEDYDPRLHKFDDVGRHLRLLEIGQISGAASLMRQFDEVDKLKLQISIPWETAGYGSLLNETNQLPKCRTLAHSCPLSCPCRLAESGRVDGIALSFLEEVKLHNFASSSDELEFVEELSRCNAAVLKKLVINYAYGPATPLTMAICEKVRSMWRPNVSVEFYVFLDGRLVRFD; the protein is encoded by the exons ATGGGTGAagaccgccgccgctgctccggcaGCGAGGACCGCATCAGCGGCCTCCCCGACGAGCTGCTGCACGCCATCCTCGTCCGCCTCTactccacccgcgccgccgcgcgcagcaGCGTGCtctcccgccgctggcgccaCGTATGGGCCCACCTCCCCGAGCTCTTCCTCGGCGGCAgccgcgacgcgccgccgccgctggcgtcgCTCCCGgacgccgtcgacgccgcgctAGCCGCCTActccgccacggcggcgccgctaGAGCGCCTCCACATCACGCTGcgacgcggcgacggcgggcacCCCGTCCAGGCCAGCCGCGCCGCGTCGTGGCTGCGCTTCGCCTCGCGGCACGTGGTGGGCGAACTCCGTCTCTTTGTGCCGGCGCCGGGAGTCgatggggaagaggaggaggttcTCGAGCTCCCCGCGTGCCACCGAGCGAAAAGTGTCAGGCTTACCATCCATGATTCATGGCGGCTCCGGCCACAGCCGGCCGGTTTGTTCGCCGCGCTGACCTCCCTGAGGATAGATTATGGCCGCATGGAAGCCAGCGAGCTCACAGACCTAGTGTGCAAGCGTTGCCCGCAGCTCAGGGATCTGAACCTTTCCGTCGATCTGGTTGATGTCTCCGACGTTTCTGTGCTGTCTGGCTCACTGCAGTCGCTGCTGTTCTTCGTCCTAAACATACGGCGGCTAGAGGTCGTCGCGCCAAGGTTAGAAGAGCTTTTGGTGTATCACGCCAGTGAGGCTCATATCACTTCCCCTAAGCTTGCAGAACTGGTTTGGAATGGCGAGGACTATGACCCTCGCCTCCACAAATTTGACGATGTCGGGCGTCACCTCCGGCTGCTAGAAATTGGTCAAATTTCAGGAGCGGCATCGTTGATGCGGCAGTTTGATGAAGTTGACAAGTTGAAACTGCAAATCTCCATTCCATGG GAAACAGCAGGGTACGGAAGCTTATTGAATGAAACGAACCAGCTGCCCAAGTGCAGGACATTG GCGCATTCTTGCCCATTGTCTTGTCCTTGTCGCTTGGCAGAGAGTGGTAGGGTTGATGGCATTGCTCTCAGTTTCCTTGAGGAAGTAAAACTTCATAACTTTGCAAGTTCCAGTGATGAATTGGAATTTGTGGAGGAACTATCCAGATGCAACGCAGCAGTCCTAAAGAAATTGGTCATAAATTATGCTTATGGCCCTGCTACTCCACTAACCATGGCGATATGTGAGAAGGTCCGTAGCATGTGGCGTCCAAATGTTAGTGTAGAATTCTATGTGTTTCTAGATGGAAGGCTAGTTCGTTTCGACTGA
- the LOC101760250 gene encoding uncharacterized protein LOC101760250 produces MGRRAEFVLLASLWVAAGAALVLLNGVAAEGECGKVRCGMGACAESGDYAFGFACQCKPGWSRYHLGSVQFPFLPCVIPNCTINYKCQDDGPSPPPAPSPPAGLPPLTNFSIFDPCLMQYCGDGGACEKASDFAHRCRCRDGYTNLLNDTSYPCYRQCSLGSDCKGLGIDVINGSTPSMSPPAPFSFTVKRSGAGAAVVPAGGLLELLLLISFLWLQAI; encoded by the exons ATGGGGCGGCGTGCCGAGTTCGTCTTGCTGGCGTCTCTctgggtcgccgccggcgccgccctggTGCTGCTCaacggggtggcggcggagggcgagtgTGGCAAGGTGAGGTGCGGCATGGGGGCGTGCGCCGAGTCCGGCGACTACGCCTTCGGCTTCGCGTGCCAGTGCAAGCCCGGGTGGAGCCGCTACCACCTCGGCAGCGTGCAGttccccttcctcccctgcGTCATTCCAAACT GCACCATCAACTACAAGTGCCAGGACGACGGgccatccccgccgccggctccctcaCCGCCGGCTGGGCTGCCGCCGCTGACCAACTTCTCCATCTTCGACC CGTGCCTGATGCAGTactgcggcgacggcggcgcctgcGAGAAGGCGTCGGACTTCGCCCACCGCTGCCGATGCCGCGACGGCTACACCAACCTCCTCAACGACACCTCCTACCCCTGCTACCGCCAGT GTTCGCTGGGGTCGGACTGCAAGGGTCTTGGGATCGACGTGATCAACGGGTCTACGCCGAGcatgtcgccgccggcgcccttctCCTTCACCGTCAAGAGGTCCGGCGCCGGAGCTGCCGTCGTGCCCGCTGGCGGGCTGCTCGAGCTCCTCTTGCTGATCTCCTTTCTCTGGCTCCAGGCCATCTGA